The sequence ATCGCCTCCGCATCACTCATCGCGTCGTTGTTGGGCGTGAAGATCGGGCGGGCCTGCACCCGAGCCCCGCCCAGCGGCGACCACTCCAGCAGGCCACCGGGCGGCAGCACCCGGACCCCGTTGAGGATCGTCTGATCACCGAGTGGATGGAGGAGCACTAAATACTCGAGTGACGCCCCCTGATCAAGTCTTGCCGGAACGCCCAAACTCACCAACGACGCGAGATGGGTGGAAACGTAGAGGCCATGCTCATCTGCGAACCAGTAGACCGGGACAGCACCGATGCCGTCTCCGCTCACCCGTACGCGCCCATCGGGTTCAATGGTGATACGGACGTGCCCAGCCTCCGAACCGACCGACCGGGCTTCCTCAATCGGGCCAGCTCCGGCCGAGAGCCCGCGCGCGTTGGTAGCCACAACAGCTGAGACCATTCCGGCCGTGCTCCGGAGCTCGCCCTCAGATCCGCCGGGCGGGTCGGTCGCTACGAGAGCAACAGCCGTGGCACCCAGCGATCCCACCTCACTGCCCGTTGCCCCTGGCACCCGCACAGCCGCATGACGCAGCGTGCTGGACACCGGTCCGGTCTGTGCTGACCGTGCCTTGGCGATCGCAAGCAGTTCGTATGACATCAATGCTCTCTGACGATTATCGTGCTGATGCAGCGTGACGGTCTAGCCCAGTGACACATCGTCGCCGGTGTCCTCCCAGGTGTTTCCCTCCCATATAAACCCCGGGCCACCCCCACTGTTCAGGCCGGCAACCGGGCCGTATCTCCCGCAGGTGTCGAAGAACTCCTGACCGAAGACGTTCTCGATATAGCGAACGTCTAGGGCAGTCGGGAACGGTTTCGAATCAAGCGATCCAGCGTACGTACAGTAGGACCCCGTTGTATTGAAAAGGTTCCGAGTCACAAGAGTGTCCGTGATGCGCGAGTTGCTCCCATACATGACGAAAGCACCGGAACAGCCCGGCCCGTCGCAAGTGACCGTATTCCCTTCAATGACGTTGTGAGATCCTCCATTGATCCCGATGGCAGACCGGTGCGAGTCGGAACCCTCGTTGCTAAGATCGGCCAGGATGTAGTTTCCTCGGATGACCGACCCCGAGGTGAGCCGTACGGCGGATCCGACCCCGTAAATCCGAGAGTCTTCCAGGGTAAAGGGACACGGTGCATACACGGCTTTAGCTTGATCGTCCAGT is a genomic window of Ruania zhangjianzhongii containing:
- a CDS encoding right-handed parallel beta-helix repeat-containing protein; its protein translation is MIEGVEVDGRVRIVHDNVVLRNVRINHIATVPGQYALLIEADPDGTCPTGVIVQNIEVVGDPAILDDQAKAVYAPCPFTLEDSRIYGVGSAVRLTSGSVIRGNYILADLSNEGSDSHRSAIGINGGSHNVIEGNTVTCDGPGCSGAFVMYGSNSRITDTLVTRNLFNTTGSYCTYAGSLDSKPFPTALDVRYIENVFGQEFFDTCGRYGPVAGLNSGGGPGFIWEGNTWEDTGDDVSLG